The Micromonospora sp. NBC_00421 genome contains a region encoding:
- a CDS encoding Scr1 family TA system antitoxin-like transcriptional regulator produces MGPSRVFPPVNRVEPDPPVVYRELLTGALYLDGESEVAAYEEAWAGLDAVALDHDESRRLIEKISAEVHHRDA; encoded by the coding sequence ATTGGCCCAAGTCGGGTCTTCCCGCCGGTCAACCGGGTCGAGCCGGACCCGCCGGTGGTCTACCGCGAGCTGTTGACCGGCGCGCTCTATCTCGACGGAGAATCGGAGGTGGCCGCGTACGAGGAGGCCTGGGCCGGTCTGGACGCGGTGGCCCTGGACCACGACGAGTCCCGCCGGCTTATCGAGAAGATCAGCGCCGAGGTCCACCACCGGGATGCCTGA
- a CDS encoding IS1634 family transposase, whose translation MAYVRTVKTASGARAVQIVHSQRRGSRDIEHIGSAHTDADLELLKAVAQQRMAAGQGELDLRLPDSPANGGAPLPITSSRMGHLLDALCRGFEVLGFGAATGRDEVFAALVVARIIEPTSKLDSLRVLSEAGMDPPSYRTVKRRLRVYAGADQNPDAAASDGSGDSGLGRQGGVDPAGGQWRARLARACAEHVCLGPSTLLLYDVTTLYFEADEGDGFREPGFSKERRLEPQITVGLLTDGAGFPLMVHAFEGNRAETTTMMPVLRAFLDAHRLSDVTVVADAGMVSEANKRAIEAAGLSFILGARVPDVPYVVAAWRDAHPDTDIPDGHVFVQPWPAGTGDKRRDHTIFYQYRADRARRTLRGIDTQVGKAENAVAGKTPVKRNRYVRLTGATKSVNRTLETKNRTLAGIKGYVTNLSNPDPEQVISAYSRLLQVEKSFRMSKTDLAARPIYHHTRESIEAHLTIVFAALAVSRWIENTTGWSIKRFVTTARRYRTIQIQAGGHTITAADPVPDDLQTALDAIHGTH comes from the coding sequence GTGGCGTACGTGCGGACGGTGAAGACGGCTTCTGGGGCGCGGGCGGTGCAGATCGTGCACTCCCAGCGGCGGGGGTCGCGGGATATCGAGCACATCGGGTCCGCGCACACGGACGCGGACCTGGAGTTGTTGAAGGCGGTGGCGCAGCAGCGGATGGCCGCGGGGCAGGGCGAGTTGGACCTACGGTTGCCGGACAGCCCGGCCAACGGGGGTGCTCCATTGCCGATCACCTCCTCGCGGATGGGGCACTTGCTGGACGCGTTGTGTCGGGGCTTTGAGGTGTTGGGCTTCGGGGCCGCGACCGGTCGCGACGAGGTGTTCGCCGCGTTGGTGGTGGCCCGGATCATCGAGCCGACCAGCAAGCTGGACTCCCTGCGGGTGCTGTCGGAGGCCGGCATGGATCCGCCGTCCTACCGGACGGTGAAACGGCGACTGCGGGTCTACGCCGGAGCTGATCAGAACCCCGACGCCGCCGCTTCCGACGGCAGTGGCGATTCGGGGTTGGGGAGGCAGGGTGGTGTCGATCCCGCTGGCGGGCAGTGGCGGGCTCGGCTGGCGCGTGCCTGCGCCGAGCATGTGTGCCTGGGCCCGTCGACGTTGCTGCTGTACGACGTGACGACGTTGTACTTCGAGGCCGATGAGGGTGACGGGTTCCGTGAGCCGGGCTTCTCGAAAGAGCGCCGTCTGGAGCCGCAGATCACCGTGGGGTTGCTGACCGACGGGGCGGGGTTCCCGTTGATGGTGCACGCGTTCGAGGGCAACCGGGCCGAGACGACCACCATGATGCCGGTGCTGCGGGCGTTCCTGGACGCGCACCGGTTGTCCGATGTCACGGTGGTGGCTGACGCGGGGATGGTGTCGGAGGCGAATAAACGCGCGATCGAAGCCGCCGGGTTGTCGTTCATCCTCGGCGCCCGTGTCCCCGACGTGCCCTACGTCGTCGCCGCGTGGCGCGACGCCCACCCCGACACCGACATCCCCGACGGGCACGTGTTCGTCCAGCCCTGGCCGGCCGGAACCGGCGACAAACGCCGCGATCACACGATCTTCTACCAGTACCGGGCCGACCGGGCCCGCCGCACCCTACGAGGAATCGACACCCAGGTCGGCAAAGCCGAGAACGCCGTCGCCGGCAAGACACCGGTCAAACGGAACAGGTACGTGCGCCTGACCGGCGCGACCAAGAGCGTCAACCGCACCCTGGAGACCAAGAACCGGACCCTGGCCGGGATCAAGGGCTACGTCACCAACCTGTCCAACCCCGACCCGGAGCAGGTGATCAGCGCCTACAGCCGGCTCCTGCAGGTCGAGAAGTCCTTCCGGATGTCCAAGACCGACCTGGCCGCCCGACCGATCTACCACCACACCCGCGAATCCATCGAAGCGCACCTGACCATCGTGTTCGCCGCCCTGGCCGTGTCCCGATGGATCGAGAACACCACCGGCTGGAGCATCAAACGCTTCGTCACCACCGCCCGCCGCTACCGCACCATCCAGATCCAGGCCGGCGGCCACACCATTACCGCCGCCGACCCCGTCCCCGACGATCTCCAGACCGCCCTCGATGCGATCCACGGCACGCACTAA
- a CDS encoding helix-turn-helix transcriptional regulator produces the protein MFSSGASSVGPVGKLRLVASQEVQEMLGVSRTRAYQITNSKSFPDPVAVLSVGRIWRAEDVERWIKDHRPDLQDTEA, from the coding sequence ATGTTCAGTTCGGGTGCTTCTAGCGTTGGCCCCGTGGGAAAGCTCCGGCTGGTAGCGAGCCAAGAGGTGCAGGAGATGCTTGGCGTCTCCCGCACGCGCGCCTACCAGATCACCAACTCGAAGTCGTTCCCCGATCCAGTGGCTGTCCTGTCAGTCGGACGGATCTGGCGGGCAGAAGACGTCGAGCGATGGATAAAAGACCACCGACCGGACCTGCAAGACACGGAAGCCTAA
- a CDS encoding helix-turn-helix domain-containing protein → MVDDGSSVPRRHLGRVLRQLRVEACMTVDGAAEALQYSRRKLWQIEAGRSAVSRSDVRVMCERYAARPELTGALVTLAGETRAKGWWPAYGDPLPRWCEPYVSLAADACRLREHADGMIPVLLQTRDYATAVCRQRPDLTVGDRDRLIEVRLRRQEVLRRLPAAPRFEVVLAEAVLLRAVSDPAVMVAQLRHLVEASRLPQVSLRVVPLAVGVHRALLAGPFLLIDFPPVNRVEPDPPVVYPDLGHGWLISWPAGLWPGVSCREVRTKRVGFYGAWPWRTCGR, encoded by the coding sequence ATGGTTGACGACGGGTCGTCGGTGCCGCGTCGGCACCTCGGGCGGGTGCTGCGGCAGTTGCGGGTCGAGGCGTGCATGACGGTGGACGGCGCGGCGGAGGCGTTGCAGTACAGCCGGCGCAAGCTGTGGCAGATCGAGGCGGGCCGGTCTGCGGTGAGTCGCAGCGACGTGCGGGTCATGTGCGAGCGCTACGCTGCGCGGCCCGAGCTGACCGGCGCGCTGGTCACCCTCGCCGGGGAGACGCGGGCGAAGGGCTGGTGGCCTGCCTACGGTGATCCGCTGCCCCGCTGGTGCGAGCCCTACGTCAGCCTGGCCGCCGACGCCTGTCGGCTCCGCGAGCACGCCGACGGGATGATCCCCGTGCTGCTACAGACCCGCGACTACGCGACGGCCGTGTGTCGGCAACGGCCGGACCTCACCGTGGGGGACCGGGACCGGCTGATCGAGGTACGGCTGCGGCGGCAGGAGGTGCTGCGGCGGCTGCCGGCGGCACCCCGGTTTGAGGTGGTGCTCGCCGAGGCGGTGCTACTGCGTGCCGTCAGCGATCCGGCGGTCATGGTCGCGCAGTTGCGGCACCTGGTCGAGGCGAGTCGGCTACCGCAGGTGTCGTTGCGGGTGGTGCCGCTCGCCGTCGGGGTGCACCGGGCACTCCTCGCGGGCCCGTTCCTGCTGATCGACTTCCCGCCGGTCAACCGGGTCGAGCCGGACCCGCCGGTGGTCTACCCCGACTTGGGCCACGGTTGGCTGATTTCGTGGCCGGCAGGGCTGTGGCCTGGGGTGTCGTGTCGGGAGGTGCGCACTAAACGGGTCGGGTTCTATGGTGCGTGGCCGTGGCGTACGTGCGGACGGTGA